One part of the Streptomyces nigra genome encodes these proteins:
- a CDS encoding pyruvate carboxylase, whose protein sequence is MFRKVLVANRGEIAIRAFRAGYELGARTVAVFPYEDRNSLHRLKADEAYEIGQPGHPVRAYLSVEEIVRAARRAGADAVYPGYGFLSENPDLARACEEAGITFVGPSADILELTGNKARAVAAAREAGVPVLGSSAPSTDVDELVRAADEVGFPVFVKAVAGGGGRGMRRVEEPAQLREAIEAASREAASAFGDPTVFLEKAVVEPRHIEVQILADGQGDVIHLFERDCSLQRRHQKVIELAPAPNLDPELRDRICADAVRFARQIGYRNAGTVEFLLDRDGNHVFIEMNPRIQVEHTVTEEVTDVDLVQSQLRIAAGETLADLGLAQETITLRGAALQCRITTEDPANGFRPDTGRISAYRSPGGSGIRLDGGTTHAGTEISAHFDSMLVKLTCRGRDFPTAVGRARRAVAEFRIRGVATNIPFLQAVLDDPDFQAGRVTTSFIEQRPHLLTARHSADRGTKLLTYLADVTVNKPHGERPDLLDPLTKVPPLPAGDPAPGSRQKLAELGPEGFAGWLRSSPTIGITDTTFRDAHQSLLATRVRTKDMLAVAPVVARTLPQLLSLECWGGATYDVALRFLAEDPWERLAALREAVPNICLQMLLRGRNTVGYTPYPTEVTDAFVQEAAATGIDIFRIFDALNDVSQMRPAIEAVRETGTAVAEVALCYTSDLSDPSERLYTLDYYLRLAEQIVEAGAHVLAVKDMAGLLRAPAAAKLVSALRREFELPVHLHTHDTAGGQLATYLAAIQAGADAVDGAVASMAGTTSQPSLSAIVAATDHSERPTGLDLQAVGDLEPYWESVRKVYAPFEAGLASPTGRVYHHEIPGGQLSNLRTQAVALGLGDRFEEIEAMYAAADRMLGRLVKVTPSSKVVGDLALHLVGAGVSPDDFEASPDRFDIPDSVIGFLRGELGTPPGGWPEPFRTKALQGRAEAKPVAELGADDREGLAKDRRATLNRLLFPGPTREFESHRDSYGDTGVLDSKDFFYGLRPGKEYAVDLERGVRLLIELQAIGDADERGMRTVMSTLNGQLRPIQVRDRAAASDVPVTEKADRSNPGHVAAPFAGVVTLTVSEGDEVEAGATVATIEAMKMEASITAAKSGRVARLAIGKIQQVEGGDLLVEIA, encoded by the coding sequence ATGTTCCGCAAGGTGCTGGTCGCCAACCGCGGGGAGATCGCGATTCGCGCGTTCCGCGCAGGCTACGAGCTGGGCGCGCGCACCGTCGCCGTCTTCCCGTACGAGGACCGCAACTCCCTGCACCGGCTGAAGGCCGACGAGGCGTACGAGATAGGGCAGCCCGGGCACCCCGTCCGCGCCTACCTCTCCGTCGAGGAGATCGTCCGCGCCGCGCGCCGTGCCGGAGCGGACGCCGTCTACCCGGGGTACGGCTTCCTGTCCGAGAACCCGGACCTGGCGCGGGCCTGCGAGGAGGCGGGCATCACGTTCGTCGGCCCCAGCGCGGACATCCTGGAGCTGACCGGCAACAAGGCGCGCGCGGTCGCCGCGGCCCGGGAGGCCGGGGTCCCGGTGCTCGGCTCGTCGGCGCCCTCCACCGACGTCGACGAACTCGTCCGCGCCGCCGACGAGGTCGGGTTCCCCGTCTTCGTCAAGGCCGTCGCGGGCGGTGGCGGGCGCGGTATGCGCCGGGTCGAGGAGCCCGCCCAGTTGCGCGAGGCCATCGAGGCGGCGTCCCGCGAGGCGGCGTCGGCGTTCGGCGACCCCACCGTCTTCCTGGAGAAGGCCGTGGTCGAGCCCCGCCACATCGAGGTGCAGATCCTCGCCGACGGCCAGGGCGACGTCATCCACCTCTTCGAGCGGGACTGCTCCTTGCAGCGCCGCCACCAGAAGGTCATCGAGCTGGCCCCCGCGCCCAACCTCGACCCTGAGCTGCGCGACCGCATCTGCGCCGACGCCGTCCGCTTCGCCCGGCAGATCGGCTACCGCAACGCGGGCACCGTGGAGTTCCTGCTCGACCGCGACGGCAACCACGTCTTCATCGAGATGAACCCGCGCATCCAGGTCGAGCACACCGTGACCGAGGAGGTCACCGACGTCGACCTGGTCCAGTCGCAGCTGCGCATCGCCGCAGGGGAGACCCTCGCCGACCTCGGCCTCGCCCAGGAGACCATCACCCTGCGCGGCGCCGCCCTGCAGTGCCGGATCACCACCGAGGACCCGGCCAACGGCTTCCGCCCGGACACCGGCCGTATCAGCGCCTACCGCTCGCCCGGTGGCTCCGGCATCCGGCTCGACGGCGGAACCACCCACGCCGGTACGGAGATCAGCGCCCACTTCGACTCCATGCTGGTCAAACTGACCTGCCGGGGCCGGGACTTCCCCACCGCGGTGGGCCGCGCCCGGCGCGCCGTCGCCGAGTTCCGCATCCGCGGCGTGGCCACCAACATCCCCTTCCTCCAGGCCGTGTTGGACGACCCGGACTTCCAGGCCGGCCGGGTCACCACGTCGTTCATCGAACAGCGGCCCCACCTGCTGACGGCCCGTCACTCCGCCGACCGCGGCACCAAGCTGCTCACCTATCTCGCCGACGTCACCGTCAACAAGCCGCACGGCGAACGCCCCGACCTGCTCGACCCGCTGACCAAGGTGCCCCCGCTCCCGGCCGGCGACCCGGCGCCGGGCTCCCGGCAGAAGCTGGCCGAACTCGGCCCCGAGGGCTTCGCCGGCTGGCTGCGGTCCTCGCCGACCATCGGCATCACCGACACCACCTTCCGCGACGCCCACCAGTCGCTGCTCGCCACCCGGGTGCGGACCAAGGACATGCTCGCCGTCGCCCCCGTGGTCGCCCGCACCCTCCCGCAGCTCCTCTCCCTGGAGTGCTGGGGCGGCGCCACGTACGACGTGGCGCTGCGCTTCCTCGCCGAGGACCCGTGGGAGCGGCTCGCGGCCCTGCGCGAGGCCGTCCCCAACATCTGCCTCCAGATGCTGCTGCGCGGCCGCAACACCGTCGGCTACACCCCGTACCCCACCGAGGTGACCGACGCGTTCGTGCAGGAGGCCGCGGCCACCGGCATCGACATCTTCCGTATCTTCGACGCCCTCAACGACGTCTCCCAGATGCGCCCGGCCATCGAGGCCGTACGGGAGACCGGCACGGCCGTCGCCGAGGTGGCGCTGTGCTACACCTCCGACCTGTCCGACCCGTCGGAGCGCCTGTACACCCTGGACTACTACCTGCGGCTCGCCGAGCAGATCGTGGAGGCGGGCGCGCACGTCCTCGCCGTCAAGGACATGGCCGGGCTGCTGCGGGCGCCGGCCGCGGCGAAGCTGGTGTCGGCCCTGCGCCGGGAGTTCGAGCTGCCGGTGCACCTGCACACCCACGACACCGCGGGCGGTCAGCTCGCCACCTACCTGGCCGCGATCCAGGCCGGCGCGGACGCGGTCGACGGGGCCGTGGCGTCCATGGCCGGCACCACCTCCCAGCCGTCGCTGTCGGCGATCGTCGCCGCCACCGACCACTCCGAGCGCCCCACCGGTCTCGACCTGCAGGCCGTCGGCGACCTGGAGCCGTACTGGGAGAGCGTCCGCAAGGTCTACGCCCCCTTCGAGGCGGGCCTGGCCTCGCCCACCGGCCGGGTCTACCACCACGAGATCCCCGGCGGGCAGCTCTCCAACCTGCGCACCCAGGCCGTCGCCCTCGGCCTCGGCGACCGCTTCGAGGAGATCGAGGCGATGTACGCCGCCGCGGACCGGATGCTCGGCCGGCTCGTCAAGGTCACCCCGTCCTCGAAGGTGGTCGGCGACCTTGCGCTGCATCTGGTGGGCGCCGGTGTGTCCCCGGACGACTTCGAGGCGTCGCCCGACCGCTTCGACATCCCCGACTCGGTCATCGGCTTCCTGCGCGGCGAGCTGGGCACTCCGCCGGGCGGCTGGCCCGAGCCGTTCCGCACCAAGGCGCTGCAGGGCCGCGCCGAGGCCAAGCCGGTCGCCGAGCTGGGTGCCGACGACCGCGAGGGCCTCGCCAAGGACCGGCGCGCCACCCTGAACCGGCTGCTGTTCCCCGGCCCGACACGCGAGTTCGAGTCACACCGCGACTCCTACGGCGACACCGGCGTCCTGGACAGCAAGGACTTCTTCTACGGGCTGCGTCCGGGCAAGGAGTACGCCGTCGACCTGGAGCGGGGCGTGCGGCTGCTCATCGAGCTGCAGGCGATCGGCGACGCCGACGAGCGCGGCATGCGGACCGTGATGTCGACCCTGAACGGCCAGCTGCGGCCCATCCAGGTCCGGGACCGGGCCGCCGCCTCGGACGTCCCGGTGACCGAGAAGGCCGACCGGTCCAACCCCGGCCATGTCGCGGCGCCGTTCGCCGGCGTGGTCACCCTCACCGTCAGCGAGGGCGACGAGGTGGAGGCCGGCGCCACGGTCGCCACCATCGAGGCCATGAAGATGGAGGCGTCCATCACCGCAGCGAAGTCCGGCCGGGTGGCCCGGCTCGCCATCGGGAAGATCCAGCAGGTGGAGGGCGGCGACCTGCTCGTCGAAATCGCCTGA
- a CDS encoding SpoIIE family protein phosphatase — protein sequence MAGAIDHGVPTHDAIGDVTDLLTASAGHPGVFEELLPLALWVADGDGRLVQWSLAAQDLLGHTPEQMLGRDAKLALVPEENHQLADRLAGSVRTGAAVAARLPVRHRDGTLVDMEMWHCPLPDARGRTGVLAIAADTSAVEGMRDALAALEGLFEQSPVGLAMLGPDLRFLRVNEALARMDGVAVDDHVGRRVTDIAPGTAELETVMRRVLDRGEAVVDYRYTSAGPDPALRRTWSCSYAPLLGGAGRRVGVIASLIDVTREQRAHLEAERARRRLALLAEAGAQMGSTLDLRQTAEEVVRVLVPRLADSADVQLLEEAVAPDETAASAHGVARRAAASFVDPRAPAGHLEVGMTVQVPPGSEYERIIDAGRPMNLYPDDIDRLIPGPESEPLRAYLYARVGSARLVPLVARGTVLGAVVVTRTRDREPFDDQDTLLIDELVARAALNIDNARMYSHERDAALTLQRSLMDPCLPEVGGLELTGRYLPAGEHEVGGDWFDAIALPGGRTALVIGDVMGHGIHAAAVMGQLRTAVRTLARRGTTPDQVLRFLDAVVADLGENEMATCLYAVHDQASGHCLIASAGHPPPLVADRRGTVAFLDGAAGPPLGVGRQDWHVRHLNLEPGSLLLTYTDGLIESRGTDLEQGLHRLARAVPDPGLPLERICDDLLADLVPGAADDDVALLLARALPG from the coding sequence ATGGCCGGCGCGATTGACCACGGTGTGCCGACGCACGACGCGATCGGTGACGTCACGGACCTGCTCACGGCCTCGGCGGGTCACCCGGGCGTCTTCGAGGAGCTGCTTCCGCTCGCCCTGTGGGTCGCCGACGGCGACGGGCGCCTCGTGCAGTGGTCGCTGGCCGCGCAGGACCTGCTCGGGCACACGCCGGAGCAGATGCTGGGGCGCGACGCCAAGCTGGCGCTGGTCCCCGAGGAGAACCACCAGCTCGCGGACCGGCTGGCCGGGTCGGTGCGGACCGGCGCCGCGGTGGCGGCCCGGCTGCCCGTCCGCCATCGCGACGGCACCCTCGTCGACATGGAGATGTGGCACTGCCCGCTCCCCGACGCCCGGGGACGCACGGGGGTGCTTGCCATCGCCGCGGACACCTCCGCGGTGGAGGGGATGCGGGACGCGCTGGCGGCGCTGGAAGGGCTGTTCGAGCAGTCCCCCGTCGGGCTCGCCATGCTCGGACCCGATCTGCGGTTCCTGCGGGTCAACGAGGCGCTGGCACGGATGGACGGCGTCGCGGTGGACGACCACGTCGGCCGCCGGGTCACGGACATCGCGCCCGGCACGGCCGAACTGGAGACGGTGATGCGGCGGGTCCTGGACCGGGGCGAGGCCGTGGTCGACTACCGGTACACCTCCGCCGGCCCCGACCCGGCGCTGCGGCGCACCTGGTCGTGCTCCTACGCGCCCCTGCTCGGCGGGGCCGGCCGGCGGGTCGGGGTGATCGCCTCGCTGATCGACGTCACCCGTGAGCAGCGCGCCCACCTGGAGGCCGAGCGGGCCCGGCGGCGGCTGGCGCTGCTGGCGGAGGCGGGCGCGCAGATGGGCTCGACGCTGGATCTGCGGCAGACCGCCGAGGAGGTCGTCCGGGTCCTGGTGCCCCGGCTGGCCGACTCCGCCGACGTCCAGCTGCTGGAGGAGGCGGTCGCACCCGACGAGACCGCCGCGTCGGCGCACGGGGTGGCCCGGCGCGCGGCGGCGTCCTTCGTCGACCCGCGGGCGCCGGCCGGGCACCTCGAGGTCGGGATGACCGTGCAGGTCCCCCCGGGTTCGGAGTACGAGCGGATCATCGACGCCGGCCGGCCCATGAACCTGTACCCGGACGACATCGACCGGCTGATCCCCGGCCCCGAGTCCGAACCGCTGCGCGCGTACCTGTACGCCCGGGTCGGGTCGGCGCGGCTGGTGCCGCTGGTGGCCCGGGGGACGGTGCTGGGCGCCGTCGTGGTGACGCGGACGAGGGACCGCGAGCCGTTCGACGACCAGGACACGCTGCTGATCGACGAGCTGGTGGCGCGGGCGGCGCTGAACATCGACAACGCCCGTATGTACAGCCACGAGCGGGACGCCGCCCTCACCCTGCAGCGCAGCCTCATGGACCCCTGTCTGCCGGAGGTCGGCGGCCTCGAGCTCACCGGGCGCTATCTGCCGGCGGGCGAGCACGAGGTCGGCGGGGACTGGTTCGACGCCATCGCCCTGCCGGGCGGGCGGACCGCGCTGGTGATCGGGGACGTGATGGGGCACGGCATCCACGCGGCGGCCGTCATGGGGCAGCTGCGCACGGCCGTACGGACCCTCGCGCGCCGGGGCACCACCCCGGACCAGGTGCTGCGGTTCCTGGACGCCGTCGTGGCCGACCTCGGGGAGAACGAGATGGCCACCTGTCTGTACGCCGTGCACGACCAGGCGTCCGGGCACTGTCTGATCGCCAGCGCCGGACATCCTCCGCCGCTGGTCGCCGACCGGCGGGGCACAGTCGCCTTCCTGGACGGTGCGGCCGGTCCTCCGCTCGGCGTGGGCCGGCAGGACTGGCATGTGCGGCATCTGAATCTGGAGCCGGGCAGCCTCCTGCTGACGTACACCGACGGGCTGATCGAAAGCCGGGGCACCGACCTGGAGCAGGGCCTGCACCGGCTGGCCCGTGCGGTGCCCGACCCGGGCCTGCCGCTGGAGCGGATCTGCGACGACCTGCTCGCGGACCTGGTGCCGGGGGCCGCCGACGACGACGTGGCCTTGCTGCTGGCCCGGGCGCTGCCCGGGTGA